Proteins from a genomic interval of Aspergillus flavus chromosome 7, complete sequence:
- a CDS encoding translation initiation factor 3, subunit G (eukaryotic translation initiation factor 3 subunit EifCg, putative), translated as MSKLANRADWADDEEFDDPSALPAQQVTTNKDGTKTVVSYRFNDEGKKVKVTRRIKTTVVREHVNPQVAERRSWAKFGLEKGHAPGPSFDTTSVGENIAFRPSINWKAQAAEAEKNGGEKGSMKDQLKDKKVKCRICSGEHFTARCPFKDTMAPVDEPTAGGAGEDDEAAAGAVGTGSGSYVPPHLRKGAAGGGERMGGKFEKDDLATLRVTNVSELAEEGELRDLFERFGRVTRVFLARDRETQRAKGFAFISFADRSDAARACEKMDGFGYRHLILRVEFAKRTT; from the exons ATGTCCAAACTAGCAAA CCGCGCCGACTGGGCCGACGACGAGGAGTTCGATGACCCCTCCGCGCTCCCCGCGCAACAAGTCACAACGAACAAAGATGGCACCAAGACCGTTGTGTCGTACCGCTTCAACGATGAGGGCAAGAAGGTGAAGGTCACCCGCCGGATCAAGACCACCGTCGTTCGCGAACATGTCAACCCCCAGGTTGCGGAGCGGAGGTCCTGGGCCAAGTTCGGTCTCGAGAAGGGCCACGCTCCCGGACCCTCGTTCGATACTACCTCCGTCGGTGAGAACATCGCTTTCAGACCCAGCATCAACTGGAAGGCACAAGCCGCggaggcggagaagaacGGCGGCGAGAAGGGCAGCATGAAGGATCAGctcaaggacaagaaggtCAAGTGTCGTATTTGCAGCGGAGAGCACTTTACAGCCCGCTGTCCGTTCAAGGATACCATGGCGCCCGTCGACGAGCCCACCGCTGGTGGcgctggtgaagatgatgaagcagCCGCCGGTGCTGTCGGCACTGGATCTGGCAGCTACGTGCCTCCTCATCTCCGGAAAGGTGCTGCTGGCGGCGGCGAGAGAATGGGTGGCAAGTTCGAGAAGGACGATCTGGCGACTCTGAGAGTTACAAAC GTTTCCGAGTTGgcggaagaaggagaactCCGCGATCTGTTCGAACGCTTCGGCCGCGTCACCAGAGTCTTCCTTGCCAGAGACAGAGAGACCCAACGAGCCAAGGGCTTCGCTTTCATCAGTTTCGCAGATCGCAGCGATGCTGCGCGCGCCTGCGAGAAGATGGATGGCT TCGGTTACCGCCATCTTATCCTCCGCGTCGAGTTCGCGAAGAGAACCACATAA
- a CDS encoding purine-cytosine permease, which yields MFGRKDQDLEKGPQVAKTALDTSSDGAVPGETFVYGDSLYAKLQRLAGKINIEQRGIERVPPDEQTDTSYFNIGSMWLAANMVVSSFAIGVLGKSLFALGFVDAILVNLFFNLLGIMTVGFFSCFGPPFGLRQMVLSRFWFGYWGTKFIACLNVLACIGWSAANAIVGAQLLHAVNTDVPGFAGVLIIAFCTFIITFAGYKVVHMYEYWSWVPTFIVFMIVFGMFAHSGDFVNIPMGVGKSELGSCLSFGSTVYGFATGWTSYAADYTVYQPRDRSRRKIFFSAWAGLIVPLIFTQFLGIAIMTATSLNDGDNKYQAGYTASGNGGLLAAVLDPLGGFGKFCLVILALSIVANNCPNIYSVSLTLQVLSRYTQRVPRFIWVFLGSCASVAIAIPGYSHFETILENFMNIIAYWLAIYSGISLTDHFVFKRGFGGYRVEIYDKPNKLPPGIAAAVAFCFGIAGMVTGMSQSWWIGPIAKHAGALPSGGDVGFELAFAFASVSYIPLRMAELKVFGR from the exons ATGTTCGGAAGGAAAGATCAAGACCTTGAAAAAGGTCCTCAGGTGGCGAAGACGGCATTGGACACCAGCAGCGATGGCGCGGTACCCGGAGAGACCTTTGTATACGGCGATTCGCTGTATGCTAAGCTTCAACGGCTCGCAGGAAAGATCAATATCGAGCAGCGTGGAATTGAACGGGTACCACCAGACGAGCAGACGGATACGTCGTACTTCAATATTGGCAGCATG TGGTTGGCGGCCAACATGGTAGTCAGTTCCTTTGCCATTGGTGTCCTCGGAAAATCCCTCTTCGCTCTTGGCTTTGTGGATGCCATCCTGGtaaatctcttcttcaacttgtTGGGTATCATGACTGTGGGATTCTTTTCGTGCTTTGGTCCTCCTTTCGGTCTGCGACAAATGGTACTCTCCAGATTCTGGTTCGGATATTGGGGGACAAAGTTCA TTGCCTGCCTCAACGTTTTGGCCTGTATTGGTTGGTCTGCGGCCAATGCAATTGTTGGTGCTCAGCTCCTCCATGCGGTCAATACCGACGTCCCAGGATTTGCAGGTGTGCTAATTATCGCCTTCTGCACgtttattattacttttgCCGGATATAAGGTCGTCCACATGTACGAGTACTGGAGTTGGGTGCCGACATTTATCGTCTTCATGATCGTCTTTGGCATGTTCGCCCACTCCGGAGATTTTGTGAACATCCCCATGGGCGTCGGGAAATCCGAACTCGGCAGCTGCCTATCCTTCGGTTCAACTGTGTACGGATTTGCCACTGGTTGGACCAGCTACGCGGCTGATTACACGGTGTACCAGCCCCGGGACCGCAGTCGCCGcaagatcttcttctccgcatgGGCCGGTCTTATCGTTCCTCTGATCTTCACACAATTCCTCGGAATCGCCATTATGACCGCCACCAGTCTCAACGATGGTGACAACAAGTACCAAGCTGGCTATACAGCTTCTGGAAACGGAGGTTTGCTCGCTGCTGTTCTCGATCCTCTTGGTGGATTCGGCAAGTTCTGCCTCGTGATCCTGGCCCTTTCCATTGTCGCCAACAACTGCCCCAACATCTACTCCGTCTCCCTGACCCTTCAAGTTCTGAGCCGTTATACCCAGAGAGTTCCTCGTTTCATCTGGGTGTTCTTGGGTTCCTGCGCCTCTGTGGCCATTGCCATCCCCGGATATTCCCATTTCGAGACCATCCTGGAGAACTTCATGAACATCATTGCTTATTGGCTCGCCATTTACTCTGGGATCTCACTCACTGACCACTTCGTCTTCAAACGTGGATTCGGCGGATACCGTGTTGAGATCTACGATAAGCCCAACAAGCTTCCCCCGGGTATTGCGGCCGCGGTTGCTTTCTGCTTCGGTATCGCCGGTATGGTTACTGGAATGAGCCAGTCGTGGTGGATCGGACCCATTGCAAAGCATGCGGGTGCGCTACCCAGTGGTGGTGACGTCGGGTTCGAGTTAGCGTTTGCTTTTGCTTCCGTGTCGTATATCCCCTTGAGAATGGCTGAATTGAAGGTGTTTGGTCGGTAa
- a CDS encoding 2-nitropropane dioxygenase: MASPQKIRTTLTDLLKIQHPILLAGMNVAAGPKLAAAVTNAGGLGVIGGVGYTPEMLREQIAELKSYLNDKNAGFGVDLLLPQVGGNARKTNYDYTKGKLNELVDIIIESGARLFVSAVGVPPKHVVEKLHGAGILCMNMIGHPKHVQKALDVGVDIICAQGGEGGGHTGDVPTTVLIPTVAKLCQGKKSPLTGQPVQVVAAGGLFNGNSVAAALMLGASAVWIGTRFILSDEAGAPVAHQEAVRTAGFEDNIRTIIFTGRPLRVRKNAYITNWEENRQEEIKQLTSKGIIPVEHDMENLPDDVDDETLDNARPFLMGKVAAVVNEKKSAKAIVDELVNDAADLLQKGHKMLAKL, encoded by the exons ATGGCTTCTCCTC AGAAAATCCGTACTACCCTTACGGATCTGCTCAAGATCCAACACCCCATCCTGCTGGCAGGTATGAACGTGGCCGCCGGTCCTAAGTTGGCCGCAGCGGTCACCAACGCCGGTGGCCTCGGTGTCATCGGTGGTGTCGGCTATACCCCCGAAATGCTTCGTGAACAGATTGCAGAACTTAAGAGCTACTTGAATGACAAGAATGCGGGTTTCGGTGTCGACCTTTTGCTTCCGCAGGTCGGAGGAAACGCACGCAAGACCAA CTACGACTACACCAAGGGAAAGCTTAACGAGCTTGTCGACATCATCATTGAGAGCGGCGCACGCTTATTCGTTTCGGCCGTCGGTGTCCCTCCCAAGCACGTCGTGGAGAAGCTCCACGGTGCTGGCATCCTGTGCATGAACATGATCGGCCACCCCAAGCACGTTCAGAAGGCCcttgatgttggtgttgatatcATCTGCGCTCAGGGCGGTGAAGGTGGTGGTCACACTGGTGATGTTCCGACTACCGTTCTCATCCCTACTGTTGCCAAGCTGTGCCAAGGCAAGAAGAGCCCCTTGACCGGTCAGCCCGTGCAGGTCGTCGCTGCAGGTGGTTTGTTCAACGGTAACTCGGTTGCCGCCGCTCTTATGCTTGGTGCCTCTGCTGTCTGGATCGGTACTCGCTTCATCCTGTCCGATGAGGCCGGTGCTCCTGTTGCTCACCAGGAGGCCGTCCGCACTGCCGGATTCGAGGACAATATCCGCACCATTATCTTCACT GGTCGTCCCCTTCGTGTTCGCAAGAATGCCTACATCACCAACTGGGAAGAGAACCGCCAGGAGGAGATCAAGCAATTGACCTCCAAGGGTATCATCCCTGTCGAGCACGACATGGAGAACTTGCCGGATGACGTTGACGACGAGACCCTGGACAACGCCCGTCCCTTCCTGATGGGCAAGGTCGCTGCCGTCGTCAATGAGAAGAAGTCTGCCAAGGCTattgttgatgagcttgttAACGATGCCGCTGATCTGCTGCAGAAGGGCCACAAGATGCTTGCTAAACTGTAA
- a CDS encoding dihydropteroate synthase: MRPVSIRNWHPNARSLTSTIPGSRPWPSFNSGLFPTLGHSKVCVPVYRRFCAGPTTRHVLFDKTPRKLMPCVLDLGVPGRRDSRALSKPNVGSSSHGSLRSSAYTRGVSTSSLNSFNTGMNPCNPPLHRAFIALGSNVGERVEMIEKACTEMERANIRVKRTSSLFETAPMYVLDQDPFMNGVCEVETSLGPLELLDTIQSIEIGLGRKKLIDKGPRSIDLDILLYDEQIFSHDRLNIPHQLMLERDFVLRPLCQLIPHERPPFPGHSTTYLSHLKSLPPPEPTPHATTYISKNFPPLHSTNPNRPTHIMAILNLTPDSFSDGGKHSPTDLTTLTNTVRTFIASGATIIDIGGESTRPGSAPVGEAEELARVIPAIRHIRTSIPEAANIAISIDTYRARVAEEACAAGADIINDVSAGLLDPNMLPTMARTGKAVILMHMRGTPSTMTQLTDYPNGVIEDVSAELLERISAAEAAGIRRWRMILDPGLGFAKNQPHDLTILRDLQKFRTGVQGLEYFPWLMGPSRKRFIGRLTGVEKASERNWGTAATVTASVAGGADIVRVHDVKEMWQVAKVADAIYRVDE, encoded by the exons ATGAGGCCAGTGTCAATTAGAAATTGGCATCCTAATGCTAGATCCTTAACCTCAACCATTCCGGGCTCTAGGCCATGGCCTTCTTTCAATTCAGGCTTGTTTCCAACCCTGGGACACAGCAAGGTCTGTGTGCCGGTCTATAGGAGATTCTGCGCGGGCCCGACAACGAGGCATGTTCTCTTTGATAAGACT CCACGGAAACTAATGCCCTGTGTATTAGATCTTGGAGTGCCTGGACGACGTGATAGCCGAGCGTTGTCCAAGCCTAACGTGGGCAGTTCCAGCCATGGATCTCTAAGATCGTCCGCATATACCCGGGGCGTTTCCACTAGCTCATTGAATTCATTCAATACTGGGATGAATCCCTGTAACCCTCCGCTTCACCGGGCTTTTATAGCCCTCGGAAGCAATGTCGGAGAACGGGTTGAGATGATTGAGAAGGCATGCACCGAAATGGAGAGAGCCAATATCAGAGTCAAGCGGACAAGTTCCCTGTTCGAGACCGCTCCAATGTACGTCCTCGATCAAGACCCGTTCATGAATGGGGTTTGCGAG GTGGAAACCAGCTTAGGACCTCTGGAACTACTCGATACCATCCAATCGATTGAGATCGGACTGGGAAGGAAGAAGCTGATCGACAAGGGACCCCGGTCCATTGATCTTGATATCCTGCTCTACGATGAACAGATCTTCTCCCACGACCGCCTCAACATCCCCCACCAGCTAATGCTCGAACGGGACTTCGTACTACGACCTCTCTGCCA GCTCATCCCTCACGAACGACCCCCATTCCCAGGTCACAGCACAACCTACCTCTCCCATCTCAAATCCCTCCCCCCGCCAGAACCAACCCCCCATGCCACAACCTACATATCCAAGAACTTCCCTCCCCTCCACtccaccaaccccaaccGCCCAACCCACATAATGGCCATCCTAAACCTAACCCCGGACTCCTTCTCCGACGGCGGCAAACACTCCCCAACAGACCTAACAACCCTAACCAACACTGTCCGCACCTTCATCGCCTCCGGCGCAACAATCATCGACATCGGCGGCGAAAGCACCCGTCCAGGCTCCGCTCCTGTCGGCGAAGCCGAAGAACTAGCCCGCGTCATCCCAGCAATCCGACACATCCGCACATCCATCCCCGAAGCCGCAAACATCGCCATCAGCATCGACACCTACCGCGCCCGCGTCGCCGAGGAAGCCTGCGCCGCCGGCGCAGACATCATCAACGACGTCTCCGCCGGCCTCCTCGACCCAAACATGCTCCCGACAATGGCCCGCACCGGCAAAGCCGTCATCCTCATGCACATGCGCGGAACCCCATCAACAATGACCCAGCTAACAGACTACCCCAACGGCGTGATCGAGGACGTGAGCGCCGAGCTCCTCGAGCGCATCTCCGCCGCCGAAGCAGCCGGTATCCGCCGTTGGCGGATGATCCTCGACCCCGGGCTTGGGTTCGCGAAGAATCAGCCGCACGATCTGACTATTCTTCGTGATTTACAGAAGTTCCGTACCGGTGTCCAGGGACTAGAGTATTTTCCTTGGTTGATGGGGCCTAGTCGGAAGAGGTTCATTGGGAGACTTACTGGTGTTGAGAAGGCTAGTGAGCGGAATTGGGGCACGGCTGCCACTGTTACGGCTAGTGTTGCTGGTGGGGCGGATATTGTTCGTGTCCATGATGTTAAGGAGATGTGGCAGGTAGCCAAGGTTGCGGATGCTATTTACAGGGTGGATGAGTAG
- a CDS encoding putative import inner membrane translocase subunit tim21 mitochondrial precursor (unnamed protein product), whose translation MSAYLLPRPSLHRASSALLLRPGFPRTVELTRCYATHSDLGGGSGPSSTSKRRNVTVLSDDGRYEWGELTGREKVARATQQSFNFVIILAGAALTGGVFYLLYSEVFSPNSRTWQYEKAVERILDDSRCTDILGDRREIKAYGESTSNKWARNRPIAATIEKDRLGREHLRMNFHVEGPRNQGVVHVHMIKPLDKNEWEYQLLALDVKGHSRVILEQAREKPGVGQALKIFGIQWR comes from the exons ATGAGTGCATACCTCCTACCAAGACCATCCTTGCACCGGGCTTCGTCTGCCCTTCTCTTGCGACCTGGATTTCCCCGCACGGTCGAGTTGACGCGATGCTATGCGACTCACAGCGATCTCGGGGGAGGCTCAGGACCAAGCTCGACTTCGAAACGGAGGAATGTGACCGTATTATCCGATGATGGGCGATATGAATGGGGAGAATTGACGGGACGGGAAAAGGTTGCGCGCGCTACCCAGCAGTCGTTCAACTTTGTGATTATATTGGCTGGTGCGGCTTTGACG GGTGGTGTATTTTACTTGCTTTACTCAGAGGTTTTCTCCCCGAATAGCCGGACATGGCAGTACGAGAAGGCAGTTGAACGCATCTTGGACGACAGTCGGTGTACGGATATTCTGGGAGACCGAAGAGAAATCAAAGCATATGGAGAAAGTACTTCGAATAAGTGGGCGCGGAATCGTCCTATTGC AGCCACTATCGAAAAAGATCGTTTAGGCCGGGAACATCTGCGGATGAACTTCCAT GTTGAGGGACCGCGCAACCAAGGAGTTGTACACGTCCACATGATTAAGCCACTCGACAAGAATGAGTGGGAATATCAGCTTCTAGCATTAGATGTTAAGG GTCACTCTCGAGTCATCCTTGAGCAAGCTCGTGAGAAGCCTGGAGTCGGGCAAGCGTTGAAGATCTTTGGCATACAGTGGCGATAG
- a CDS encoding enolase C-terminal domain-like protein, with translation MVKITGFTTRDVRFPTSLDKTGSDAMNAAGDYSAAYCIIYTDSPHAGHGMTFTIGRGNEIVCAAISLLAPLVVGKDLDELTADWGKTWRHLVSDSQLRWIGPEKGVIHLALGAVVNALWDLWAKTLGKPVWRIVAEMTPEEFVRCIDFRYITDAITPEEAIALLKEVESGKEERIKEAEQSRAVPAYTTSAGWLGYSEDKLKALLKETVQQGYRHFKLKVGGNIEDDKRRLRIAREAIGYDKGNILMVDANQVWSVPEAISWMHELAEFKPWFIEEPTSPDDILGHAAIKKALENTPHGPIGVATGEMCQNRVIFKQLLQAGALTVLQADACRVGGVNEVLAILLLARKFGVPIVPHSGGVGLPEYTQHLSTIDYVVVSGKKSVLEYVDHLHEHFVHPSSVKDGYYVTPLEPGYSVEMKPESMDEFAFPGEQGKSWWTTDAAKTILEGPRI, from the exons ATGGTCAAGATCACAGGTTTCACCACCCGGGATGTGCGGTTTCCG ACATCCTTGGATAAGACTGGCTCCGATGCCATGAACGCAGCGGGCGACTACTCCGCCGCCTATTGTATCATCTACACTGACTCCCCACACGCTGGACATGGCATG ACCTTCACCATCGGTCGTGGAAACGAGATCGTCTGCGCCGCCATCTCCCTTCTCGCCCCACTCGTCGTTGGAAAGGACTTGGACGAGCTCACAGCCGACTGGGGTAAGACATGGCGTCATCTAGTCTCTGACAGCCAGCTGCGCTGGATTGGTCCTGAGAAGGGTGTTATTCACCTTGCCCTGGGAGCCGTCGTCAATGCGCTCTGGGACTTGTGGGCTAAGACACTCGGCAAGCCCGTCTGGCGGATCGTGGCGGAGATGACACCCGAGGAGTTCGTTCGTTGCATTGACTTCCGGTATATCACTGATGCTATCACTCCTGAAGAGGCCATTGCTTTGCTCAAGGAGGTTGAGAGTGGCAAGGAAGAGCGTATCAAGGAGGCGGAGCAGAGCCGTGCAGTCCCTGCCTACACTACTAGTGCCGGATGGCTTGGCTACAGCGAGGATAAGCTGAAGGCTCTTCTGAAAGAGACCGTTCAGCAGGGCTACAGGCACTTCAAGTTGAAGGTTGGAGGTAACATCGAAGACGATAAGAGGCGGTTGCGCATTGCTCGTGAGGCCATTGGTTATGACAAGGGTAACATCCTGATGGTGGATGCTAACCAG GTCTGGTCTGTACCTGAGGCTATCAGCTGGATGCATGAGCTCGCCGAGTTCAAGCCCTGGTTCATTGAAGAGCCCACCTCCCCCGACGATATCCTCGGCCACGCCGCTATTAAGAAGGCTCTCGAGAACACCCCACACGGCCCTATCGGTGTCGCCACCGGAGAGATGTGTCAGAACCGCGTTATCTTCAAGCAGCTTCTGCAGGCAGGAGCCTTGACTGTTCTCCAGGCTGATGCTTGCCGTGTCGGCGGTGTCAACGAGGTCCTCGCTATCCTCCTGCTTGCTCGCAAGTTCGGTGTCCCTATCGTCCCTCACTCCGGTGGTGTCGGTTTGCCTGAGTACACCCAACATCTTAGCACCATTGACTACGTTGTTGTCAGTGGTAAGAAGAGTGTGCTGGAGTATGTGGACCACCTACACGAGCACTTCGTGCATCCCTCCAGTGTCAAAGATGGTTACTATGTTACCCCTCTGGAGCCTGGATACAGTGTCGAGATGAAGCCCGAGAGTATGGATGAGTTTGCCTTCCCCGGTGAGCAGGGCAAGAGTTGGTGGACGACGGATGCTGCGAAGACAATTCTGGAGGGTCCTCGGATATGA
- a CDS encoding conidiation-specific family protein, whose amino-acid sequence MAHNPNPGNFANRPHDEVEDIARKGGQSSHQGGFASMDEDKQRDIASKGGHASSGSFRPGDPRAREAGHKGGLASGGSFEPGDERAREAGHKGGKATGHPEE is encoded by the exons ATGGCCCACAACCCGAACCCCGGAAACTTCGCCAACCGCCCCCATGACGAGGTCGAAGACATCGCCCGCAAGGGAGGCCAATCGAGCCACCAAGGTGGTTTCGCCAGCATGGACGAGGATAAGCAG AGAGACATCGCCTCGAAGGGCGGTCACGCTTCGTCAGGCAGCTTCCGTCCTGGAGACCCTCGGGCTAGGGAGGCTGGTCACAAGGGTGGACTTGCCTCTGGTGGAAGCTTCGAGCCTGGGGATGAGAGAGCTAGGGAGGCTGGCCACAAGGGTGGAAAGGCTACTGGACACCCGGAGGAGTAA
- a CDS encoding putative conidiation protein Con-6: MSSAEERVNAMRGYKATLSNPRVSDEAKQNAQAMLDQLGGDQPSHDLYTESGEQNKDPMRVNAGLKAAAHNPNVSDEARRSAAERVSENPEE; this comes from the exons ATGTCTTCCGCCGAAGAAAGAGTCAACGCCATGCGTGGCTACAAGGC CACCCTCAGTAACCCCAGAGTCTCGGATGAGGCGAAGCAAAACGCCCAGGCGATGCTCGACCAGCTTGGTGGTGACCAGCCTAGCCATGACCTCTATACCGAAAGTGGTGAGCAGAACAAGGATCCGATGAGAGTCAACGCTGGACTCAAAGC TGCCGCGCATAACCCTAATGTATCGGACGAAGCAAGACGCAGTGCTGCCGAGAGAGTTAGCGAGAACCCTGAGGAGTAA
- a CDS encoding glucose-6-phosphate isomerase, translating to MPAFSQATDLSAWKELQEHHTAVGRNIVLKEAFEKDPQRFEKFSRTFKNTVDNSDILFDFSKNFLTEETLSLLVKLAKEANVEELRDAMFKGEHINFTEDRAVYHAALRNVSNEPMQVDGKSVVEDVNSVLEHMKEFSEQVRSGEWKGYTDKKIDTIINIGIGGSDLGPVMVTEALKPYGAPGMKLHFVSNIDGTHIAEALKDSNPETTLFLIASKTFTTAETTTNANSAKKWFLETAKDESHIAKHFVALSTNEAEVTKFGIDKKNMFGFESWVGGRYSVWSAIGLSVALYIGYDNFHQFLAGAQAMDKHFREAPLEQNIPAIGGLLSVWYSDFFGAQTHLVAPFDQYLHRFPAYLQQLSMESNGKAITRSGEYVKYTTGPILFGEPATNAQHSFFQLLHQGTKLIPSDFIMAAESHNPVEGGKHQRMLASNFLAQSEALMVGKTPEQVKTEGAPDNLVPHKTFLGNRPTTSILAQKITPSTLGALIAYYEHLTFTEGAVWNINSFDQWGVELGKVLAKKIQQELETSGAGAGHDASTSGLLAAFKQKANLA from the exons ATGCCGGCTTTCTCGCAGGCTACCGATCTCTCCGCCTGGAAGGAGCTCCAGGAGCACCACACCGCTGTCGGTCGTAACATTGTCCTGAAGGAGGCCTTCGAAAAGGACCCTCAGCGCTTCGAGAAGTTCAGCCGTACCTTCAAGAACACTGTGGACAACTCGGACATCCTCTTCGATTTCTCTAAGAACTTCCTCACCGAGGAAACCCTCTCCCTTCTGGTCAAGCTGGCCAAGGAGGCCAATGTTGAGGAGCTCCGCGATGCTATGTTCAAGGGTGAGCACATCAACTTCACTGAGGATCGTGCTGTTTACCACGCTGCTCTCCGCAATGTCTCCAACGAGCCTATGCAGGTCGATGGCAAGAGCGTTGTCGAGGATGTGAACTCCGTCCTGGAGCACATGAAGGAGTTCTCCGAACAGGTCCGCAGTGGTGAGTGGAAGGGTTACACTGACAAGAAGATTGACACCATTATCAACATTGGTATCGGTGGTTCTGATCT TGGTCCGGTTATGGTCACCGAGGCCCTGAAGCCATACGGTGCTCCCGGCATGAAGCTGCACTTTGTCTCCAACATTGATGGAACTCACATTGCCGAGGCCCTCAAGGACTCCAACCCTGAAACCACCCTCTTCCTGATCGCTTCCAAGACCTTCACTACCGCAGAGACTACTACCAACGCGAATAGCGCTAAGAAGTGGTTCCTCGAGACTGCCAAGGATGAATCTCATATCGCCAAGCACTTCGTTGCTCTGTCCACCAACGAGGCCGAGGTCACCAAGTTTGGCATTGACAAGAAGAACATGTTCGGCTTCGAATCCTGGGTGGGTGGTCGCTACTCCGTCTGGAGTGCTATCGGTCTCTCCGTCGCCCTCTACATCGGTTACGATAACTTCCACCAGTTCTTGGCTGGTGCCCAAGCCATGGACAAGCACTTCCGCGAAGCTCCCTTGGAGCAGAACATTCCCGCCATTGGCGGTTTGCTGAGTGTGTGGTACAGCGACTTCTTCGGTGCCCAGACTCACCTGGTTGCGCCTTTCGATCAGTACCTGCACCGATTCCCCGCCTACCTGCAGCAGCTGTCCATGGAGAGCAACGGCAAGGCTATTACCCGCTCTGGTGAATACGTCAAGTACACCACCGGCCCCATCCTGTTTGGCGAGCCTGCCACCAATGCCCAGCACAGCTTCTTCCAATTGCTCCACCAGGGCACCAAGCTTATCCCGTCGGATTTCATCATGGCTGCCGAGTCCCACAACCCTGTCGAGGGTGGCAAGCACCAGCGCATGCTCGCATCCAACTTCCTTGCTCAGTCTGAGGCCTTGATGGTCGGTAAGACCCCCGAGCAGGTCAAGACTGAAGGTGCCCCCGACAACTTGGTCCCCCACAAGACCTTCCTTGGAAACCGCCCCACCACTTCTATTCTGGCTCAGAAGATCACTCCCTCCACTCTCGGAGCTTTGATCGCGTATTACGAGCACCTCACCTTCACTGAGGGTGCTGTCTGGAACATCAACTCCTTCGACCAGTGGGGTGTGGAGTTGGGCAAGGTTCTTgccaagaagatccagcAGGAGCTGGAGACCTCTGGCGCTGGCGCTGGTCACGATGCTTCAACCAGCGGTCTGCTGGCCGCCTTCAAGCAGAAGGCCAATCTGGCATAG
- a CDS encoding mitochondrial 37S ribosomal protein bS21m, translating to MEMRSLTRCLRSRPTSLLYKQQPSLLATQYMNRSSIRSYASKPSGPTKAQTPTATQAPSDFDEILSKLNINNRESAAEGSLRNRPSEDPLSLSRAVGMSAETENYRTPVRRVELKLGPTLGRQVHVEPEKGTDLASALRILQATCTANKVRYQANGQKFHIRRGQVRKNLRMERWRKLFKFSFQKTVSRIEKMRAQGW from the coding sequence ATGGAGATGCGCTCCCTAACCCGCTGCCTCCGTTCGAGGCCGACATCTCTTCTCTACAAGCAACAACCAAGCCTCCTTGCGACCCAATATATGAACAGATCCTCCATCCGCAGCTACGCTAGCAAACCCTCGGGACCCACGAAGGCTCAGACCCCAACCGCAACGCAAGCCCCCTCCGACTTTGACGAGATCCTTTCCAAACTAAACATCAACAACCGCGAATCCGCCGCCGAAGGCTCACTGCGGAACCGTCCTTCCGAAGACCCCCTCTCGCTCTCCCGCGCGGTCGGCATGTCTGCAGAAACAGAAAACTACCGGACTCCTGTGCGGCGGGTGGAGCTGAAGTTGGGACCTACTCTTGGTCGTCAGGTGCATGTTGAGCCGGAGAAGGGCACAGATTTGGCCTCTGCGCTGAGGATATTGCAGGCGACATGCACGGCGAATAAGGTTCGGTACCAGGCCAATGGTCAGAAGTTCCACATCAGACGGGGACAAGTGAGGAAGAActtgaggatggagaggtggaggaagctgTTCAAGTTCTCGTTCCAGAAGACTGTTAGTCGGATCGAGAAGATGAGAGCTCAGGGATGGTAA
- a CDS encoding Rhodanese-like domain-containing protein, with protein sequence MSSITIATLPRMSRDALSALLLSTSTPSKLAIVDVRDSDHVGGHIFSSTWVPSSSLDVRLPELIRTLKDKEKVVFHCALSQQRGPSAALRYARERERVLGVEESQKQEVYVLEGGFVQWQEKYGKDTRLTEAYVEDIWQEY encoded by the exons ATGTCCTCCATCACCATCGCAACTCTTCCCCGCATGAGTCGGGATGCCCTCTCAGCCTTGCTTCTTTCCACCAGTACCCCCAGTAAACTGGCTATTGTCGATGTTCGGGACTCTG ACCACGTCGGCGGCCACATCTTCTCCTCAACATGGGTTCCAAGCTCTTCACTCGACGTCCGCCTGCCCGAGCTCATCCGTACActgaaggacaaagaaaaggtcgTGTTCCACTGTGCCCTCAGCCAACAGCGTGGCCCGTCCGCTGCGCTGCGCTATGCCCGCGAACGGGAACGTGTTTTGGGCGTGGAGGAGAGCCAGAAGCAGGAAGTCTATGTTTTGGAGGGTGGGTTTGTACAGTGGCAGGAGAAGTATGGCAAGGATACGAGATTGACGGAGGCGTATGTGGAGGATATCTGGCAGGAGTATTGA